The nucleotide window CCTTCTCGCGCCCGAAGGCGAGCATGCCCTCGGACGGGTCGACGCCGATGGTCTCCGCCGGTGCGAGCGCCTCGTGGGCAGCGATGGCGAGGTCTGCGGTGCCCGTCGCCACGTCGAGCAGCCGCTCGGGCGGGCCTACAAGGCGCTCGGCGAGGAGGCGGATGGCTCGCTTGCGCCACCGCACGTCGATGCCGAGCGAGAGGGTGCGGTTGAGCAGATCGTAGCGCGGCGCGATGCGGTCGAACATGGCCGCGACCTGCTCGCGCTTGCCGTCGACCTGACCGGGCGGCGGGGCTGCAGGGGAAGGAGAGACGTCGGTGGACTTCATCGCCGCTACGGCGTAGGTTCTAGGGGAAAGCCTGATGCAGGACGCGCGATGTCGCAGGACGCCGCTGTGCCGATGTAAAACCAGCGGAGGCAAAGCAAGCCGAGACAAAACGGACGCGGGTTCCTACCCAGATGCCGCTTACGACGCGCAGGGCGGGGCACGGGTTCGTCCCAACCTCACGCATTGCCGCATTGCGTCTATTTTCACTTTTGACTGAAACTATCCAGATTGGCTGCCGATACTGAAATCGCGGACCATCCAGGTTTTTCTTCGCCCACCACTCACGTCTGTGTCGCGCCCCCCTGCGTCTGAGATCTACCCCCGTCGCGAAACGGGCGCGTCCCTGTCCGGGCGTCTTGCGGCAGCCGTGGCCCAGGCATCACGGCGTGAGCGTGGTGGCGTTCAGCGCGTCGAGATCCCGGTTGGTCCGGTGCGTCCGCTCGCGTGGCTCCACGCCCAGGACGAGTCCGCCGTGCAGGTCAAGGGTACCGCCCTCTACTGGCACGGGCGCGGCGACACCGACGCTGTCGCAGCGCTCGGCGTCGCCGACGAGCTCGATGGGTCGGTCGCCTCCGTGCTGGCAGCCCTCGACATGCGGACGGAGGCGCTGCGCACGCGAGCGCCCGTCTCGCGGTACTACGGCGGCCTCCGCTTCGACCCGCAGGCGCCCGTCTCCGAGGCATGGACCTCGTTCGGCACCGCGCGCTTCGTCCTGCCTCGCTTTGAATTGACGGCGGGCCCCCGCTCCGCGACGCTCGCCTGTCACCTCGTGCCGGGCGACAACCTCGACGCGGTCCTGGCAGCCGTCGCGGCCCTGCGCTTCCCGGCGTGGACGCGGCTGCCGCTCCCAGCGCGCCGTCATGCCCTCGACCGCCCGACGCCGACCGGACGCGTCGATGCACCTACGCACCCGGATTGGTCCGCGCACATCGCTGAAGCACTCGATGGCTTCGACGCGGGCCGCTTCGAGAAGGTAGTCCTGGCCCGCCGCGCCACGTTCGGCTTCGACGCGCCCGTCGAGGCACTGGACCTGCTGGAGCGCCTGGAGGCGGCCACGCCCAACTGTTACCACTTCGCGTTCCGCTTTGCCGACGCGCATTCAGACGCCGATGCCACGTTCATCGGGGCCTCGCCCGAGCGCCTGTTCCACCGCGATGGCTGGCGCGTCCAGAGTGAGGCCGTCGCCGGAACGCGCCCCCGCGGTCTGCTCCGGGGCGACGATGCCCGTCTGCGCGATGAACTGCTCGGCAGCGAGAAGGACCTCCGCGAGCACGGCTATGTCCGCGACGCCATCCTCGCCGGGCTGCGCCCGTTCACGGAGACGCTCGACATCGACGCGCAGGCGAGCGAAATGGCCCTCGCCAACAAGCGACACCTGCGCTCCGGCATCCGCGGGCTCCTGCACGACGGCGTTGCCTCGACTGACATCCTGGCCGCCCTCCACCCGACGCCTGCCGTGGGCGGCACGCCGACGGACGCCGCGCTTGCGTTCCTGCGCGACACCGAGCCGTTCGACCGGGGCTGGTATGCCGGGCCCGTAGGCTGGGTGGGCGTCGACGCCGCCGAGTTTGCCGTAGCGATTCGCTCCGGGCTCGTGCGCGACACCTCGCTGGCGCTCTACTCCGGAGCTGGCATCGTACGCGGCTCCGACGCCGACGCCGAGTGGGCCGAGATCGAGCACAAACTGAGCGATTTCCTCGACGTGCTCGGCCTGGGCCGCGGCCTCGGCGACGGGCACGCGAGCGGCGACGGGCAGTCCGACCTGCGCGTCCCGCGTCTCTCGCTGGGGTGAGCGCTGCGGCGTAGCAGTGCATCGGTATAGCTGTGCCGCCCACAGGAGCAGGACTTCTGGAGTTGGAGAGAGGCATGTCCGCCTCACCGCCTCACCGCGACCCGCATCGGCAGACCGGCTTTCGCCTTCAGGATGATGCCCGCGTCGAGCTTTGGCGGCGACTGCCAGGTCGGTTCGAGGTGGAGCCGTTGGCCGAGCGTGGCCAGGACGAGGTGAGCCTGCAGGAGCGCGTGCCGCCGCCCAATGCAGATGTGCCGCCCGAAGCCGAATGGCGCATAGTGCAAGCCAACAAAGGCGTCTGGGGCGCCATCCTCGCTGAGGAAGCGCGTCGGGTTGAAGGCATCGGGGCGGTCCCAGAAATCGGGGTGGCGATGCAGCGCGTAGGGGCACAGCATCACGTGCGCGCGGATCGGGACGCGCCAGCCCGCACCGTCCGCGTCCGGCATCACGTCGTCGTCGAGGGCAATGCGGTGGTAGGCCCAGGCCGGCGGGTAGAGCCGCAGCGTCTCGTGGAGCACCGCCTCGGTGTAGGGCAGCGCGCGGAGGTCGGCGAGCGTTGGCGCGCGATCGGCGACACTCGCGTCCAGTTCGGCGTCCATGCGCGCGCGCGCATCTGAAGTCATCCCGAGGCTCATCCAGGCAGCCGAGAGGGCGCCAGCCGTGGTGTCGAAGCCCGCGAAGAGGAAGGTGTTGAGTTCGTCGCGGATCTGCTTGCGGTCGAGCGTCTCTTCGGACTCGGCGTTCAGGAGCAGGCGGAGGAGGGGCGCAGGCGCAAGCGCGCGCGGGTCCCCGTCTGGCAGCGCGGCGCGTTCGATCACGTCGTAGGTGACCGCGTCGATGCGGGCGAGCGCGGCCGCGGCGCGTGCCGTCCCCGGCGGACGTAGGCGACGCAGGCCCGGCGTCCCGCTCCAGACGCGTCGGAGGAAGTTGTTGGCTAGGCTCGCGTGCTGAAGCACGATGTCGAGGTCCGCGATCATCGCGTCGGCGTCGATTTGCCAGGCGGGCGCGAACATCGTGCGCGTCATCACCCGCAGGAGTAGCCGTTTCATCGCCGCCTGCACGTCCACCACGTCCCCGTCCTGCCACGTGTCGAGGAGCGCGTCCAACTCGGTACGCAGGGCTGTCTCGACGGTGGCATCGTACTCCGTGCGAAACGCCTGCCCGACGAGCCGCCGCTGCTGTTTCCATAGGTCGCCCTCGCTCGTGAACAGTCCCTGCCCGATGAGCGGTCGCAGGTCGTCGAGGAGCTTGCCGCGCGTGTAGTTCTCGACGCGGTCGCGCAGGACGTGACGGACGAGGTCAGGGTGGTTGACGAGGTACGTCTCCGCGTCGGACAGGTGGAGGTAGACGAGCGGCCCGTAGGTGCGCGCGATGTGCGTGAAGGCTCCGAGTGGATCGCGCATTAGGCGCGGCAGCAGCCGCACGAAGCCCCAGCCCTGAGGGCCGGGCGGGGCATCGGTTCGCACACGAACGGGTGGGGTGGGGGCGGTCGGCATCGGCATCGGCAAAGCTTGGGCAACCTACGCTGAGCGACCTGGCTGTGCCTGCAAAGACGCAAGGAACCCAAGCGGCGCATGTACGGCTTCCACGCATCCAGCCTAGGCGGAGGCTGCGGGGCAGCGTACCGGAACGAGCCACCGTGGTCGTTATGTAGAAGGCCTCAATTTTGCGGGGCCTTGCCGGTAGAGGGGATCCCTTCCCCGTATCATCATTTCCCTTCACACCTCTTACTCCTAGCGCTTCGATTCGTGAA belongs to Bacteroidota bacterium and includes:
- a CDS encoding isochorismate synthase codes for the protein MAQASRRERGGVQRVEIPVGPVRPLAWLHAQDESAVQVKGTALYWHGRGDTDAVAALGVADELDGSVASVLAALDMRTEALRTRAPVSRYYGGLRFDPQAPVSEAWTSFGTARFVLPRFELTAGPRSATLACHLVPGDNLDAVLAAVAALRFPAWTRLPLPARRHALDRPTPTGRVDAPTHPDWSAHIAEALDGFDAGRFEKVVLARRATFGFDAPVEALDLLERLEAATPNCYHFAFRFADAHSDADATFIGASPERLFHRDGWRVQSEAVAGTRPRGLLRGDDARLRDELLGSEKDLREHGYVRDAILAGLRPFTETLDIDAQASEMALANKRHLRSGIRGLLHDGVASTDILAALHPTPAVGGTPTDAALAFLRDTEPFDRGWYAGPVGWVGVDAAEFAVAIRSGLVRDTSLALYSGAGIVRGSDADAEWAEIEHKLSDFLDVLGLGRGLGDGHASGDGQSDLRVPRLSLG
- a CDS encoding cytochrome P450 encodes the protein MPTAPTPPVRVRTDAPPGPQGWGFVRLLPRLMRDPLGAFTHIARTYGPLVYLHLSDAETYLVNHPDLVRHVLRDRVENYTRGKLLDDLRPLIGQGLFTSEGDLWKQQRRLVGQAFRTEYDATVETALRTELDALLDTWQDGDVVDVQAAMKRLLLRVMTRTMFAPAWQIDADAMIADLDIVLQHASLANNFLRRVWSGTPGLRRLRPPGTARAAAALARIDAVTYDVIERAALPDGDPRALAPAPLLRLLLNAESEETLDRKQIRDELNTFLFAGFDTTAGALSAAWMSLGMTSDARARMDAELDASVADRAPTLADLRALPYTEAVLHETLRLYPPAWAYHRIALDDDVMPDADGAGWRVPIRAHVMLCPYALHRHPDFWDRPDAFNPTRFLSEDGAPDAFVGLHYAPFGFGRHICIGRRHALLQAHLVLATLGQRLHLEPTWQSPPKLDAGIILKAKAGLPMRVAVRR